The sequence GATTTGGCAGCATGCTTAAAAGTGACTCCTAATTCTCTGTTCCAGTTTAATCAAAATCCATTTTCATATTCCCGATCAGTTACTGCTGTTCACAAGTTACTTTACCCTCAAAAGAATTGGTATACATCAAGCATGTATTCCTATTGTTTTGTAGGGTACATCTCTTTTCGATTGTAGACCAATATCTCCTCTAAATAATATActttttcaaagaaaagtTAGCAAGTGTCAGACAAATGCAGCGGTATGTTCTGAACAGTATCCCCAACCCAATCAGCTTGACCCATATGGTTATTAACCTACCCCATATCGAGTTTTTTATTGTTAACATAACATAGAAACTTAAGAaatgaccccaaaaaaaaaaaaaaaacgaggaATAAGATTAATGAACCATTGTttaccaaaaatataaaacaaaggAATCATGACCTACTGCACAGTGATAACAATACGTACCAACCATCATCAAGATGGAATGCCAGTTGGTGCGGGCAAGATGGATCAATATTAATGGAGTGTATTTCCTTAGAAACAATGTCTGATTGTGCCTGAAAAATAATGAGAATATTTAGTAGTGTAAATTGAAATATGCAAACCATGATATTTATGTAACATAGATATATAGTACAATAGACCGTACTGTCTACATTACTAATATTAATGTGTTAATGGCTTTTGTCTCCAGTGAATCAATTGAGAATAGGCACAAATATAGTGTTTACAACTTACAACAAGGTAACATGCATAAAGACAATACTTCGTATGAATTAATacatttttttccaaaaacgTTGTGTAAATAGTAAACATATTTGATACCTTCAGAGGCCCAATTTTCTCTAACATTGACGATAACTTCAATGAAGTTAGAGGCGGATGACGTATctatataaacaaaaacaaaatagtttTTACTATCATTTTTCAAGAACATAAATATACAAATCAAgttcaatattttgtcaagATTGTCTGGGCATATTAGCCATGACTGCTAGGAAAACTGTTTAGGGTGCTGATGTTTAGTTCTTGTTATTTCTAAGAagttagaaaataaatatatgttaACAAAATAAGAACCCCTTACTTCTTTATTACTCTGAAGAGCAGAAGACGTTCTTCCACCACGAAGATCCCATACATAAACAAATCCACGCTTTCCAGCTCCAAAAATGATCTGAAAAAAAGTCGTTAAAATTTCTTTagaagataaaaaaatttactcaTGGCAAAGAATACACCTAGTAGATTACGGGAACAAAAGCATGAAAATACACCAAAATGTTTCTACTAACTGAAATTCTGGGAGGACATCTTCCATGTTTTTAGAAACTAGGACATGAGACACACCATACAAAGTTTATGTTAGTTACTAATGagtaaattaaacaagatGTGCAGAACAAGTAACTAGATATTACAGAGCACATCTTTCCAAATTCAAGAGCTTTAAATGAGATTTCccaatattattttcttatgtaCAACTAGTTAGCTTTGGTCTTTCCATGAATCTGTTTCATGTTATATTTGCAGAAAAACTATGAGAAAACGGCCTCATATAAGGCATTAAAGAGTACATCAACACTAGTTCTGATCATTTAGAACCTTCCAATTTCCACTATATGCAACTACTCTGATGATCTACCATTCTGGATCAGCACAATATAAAGAAATTACCACACCCCAAAATTGATGACTGACTTCTTGGGTTTAAGCAAACATCTTGCCCTTTAACACCATGTTTTTTTCTAAAAGATCTTTAACCCATAGATAACTTAATAACTAGGATATAAATTTGAACGATCAATCCTCATTCATAATCATGATCAGTTCTACTTATTGACCCATACTTACATTGCTATTAAATACTTGGTTCTTGACACAAAGAAACAAAGCGTGGATACATGTCTTTCCCAATGATATGCGCATATCTCAACTTCTGATAAATACATAAAGATAGCagattgaacaaaaaaaatgtgaattatTGCAGACCTGATCCTCCGCATTTAATTGTATACTATTAAGGGTGCCACGGGAGTCCGTTGTAAGTTCAAGACATGGAAATTCACTCATTCTTCTGTCCCATACATTGATTACACCATATGTATCAGAAGCCAGTATCCTAAAATGACCATAAAATACAAAGGAAGCCTGCCTTAGAAAGAATATATAACTGATAGAAGCAAGAAATATATTCCAAAAGTCACAAAATGGTCAAACAAAAGGAGGGGGGAGGTAACCTTTAAACCAGCTCTGAATAGTGAAAGCATACAAATTTTGCAGTGTGTAGATTAAAGAAGAGACCTCAACACAACTCACTACTACACCTAGTGAACTAAAACAACACCTTTTGCAAAGTAGTACACATTATTAAAATGGAAAAGATAGGCATTCCTATAGTGCATGAGAAGTGGAGGAAGGTATGACACTTCAAAATTTGTACATGCACAAATGAACTTATTCAGTATGGTGGTTTTCTTAAGCAGTCTGTTCAAATATTCAATCTCAATTTTAGATTAAAGAATAAATCACATAAATCTAAAAATGAGCTATTCATAATCATCTCTACCTGTgattttagaaataaatacaaataaatgaataaaggGTATATCTTTATTTCACCAACCTGGAATCGTCAAGTGAAGTAGCAATATCAGTAAGACCTTTATGAATATTAGACCCAAGAACAGAAACAGTAGGTCTTGTTCTTAACACCTGGACCAAAAGGTGAGGAATAATTATCATAATAACAAAGAGAAAGCCGTTCCAATATATAACCAGCATATTATACATAGAATGTCGTACTAATACATACCCAACACACTAGACAGATTTGACAGAAAAACCTAAGATAAAAATGTGATTAAGTTGTTGGTTTGCTACAATCCTTAACCTGTTCGGATGTGGGCCAACAATTGTTTTTCACTATTAACATTCCTCCTGACATGTGGGTTCTCTCCACCATTAGAGCCCAGCGTACAGAATTTAACTTAATTGAGGGGTTTTGCCATTGTGAAGGGATTCGAACTCAGGTCGCTGTGACTGACACCATGATGAAGTTGTCGGTTAACTACGATTCTCAAAAAATTGAGCTGTTAGGATGTGGGCCAGGAATTGCTCTATACTCAAACAAGATGACAAGTCTCAACAGAAATGTATGCTTTAGAGGAGCTCATCAGATATGAAGGTTATAACCTGACTAGAACTGGAAATCTGGAAATTGGGTCCCCTAACTACATTGTCCTCATTTATCATGCATGTGTTAAGTACGTTTTAAGCAGGTGTTTGTGCGCTTCTAACACTCTAAAGTATCTATTAACCAAAAGAATCAGGGTTAGGTGATTTTCACACTAAAGTAAAATGAATACCCAGaaacaaaacgaaaaatatatataataacacGATGGAAAGTTGACATGATGGTATATAATGAGTTCCCGTTGGAGCAAATTAGCACATTCCAAAGAGAGTGCAGCACTAAAAGCATGCGTATGATGAAAGAGCAAGAGAAACTTACCTTGGATGGTTTAGAAGAGATATAACCAATATCAAATATAAGTACTTCATTCCTTTTCATAGATGTGCAAACAACCTATATGAACAAATTAGGCAAATCTTAATGTAAGAACAAATCAATCCAGGAGAGATAATTAagtcaatttaaaacaaatcaacCTTGATTAAGGGTTTCTAAACTAACAGAACAACATactacaaaatataaaatacatttgttttcaattatGCAGAATACGAGCATGTACACAGTGGTACTACCAACCCCATTGGTCATTCATATAAAATAGAAGTAATCACCTGAAATTATGCATGCTTAAGCATATcggaaggaaaaaagaataatcAGCCAGGTTCTAAATCTATATAGTTCTCTGGAGTCACAACCGAAAAAAATGAAGCAGCCATATTGCCTTTACAATATCTATAACAATCGTATAAATTGTATTGAACTCAGACCTCATCTTGGTTAGCAAGATTCCACCGGACAAAGTCTAGTTGTTGAGGTAAAGAAAGGTGCACCACATGTTTTGCTTCATCTTCCTGCAAGCCTAGCAGGAAAAGAGGGGTAAAAAAgccaaataaaaattgttttaatGAGCAAAAAAGCCAAGCCTTACTTTACAAGCATGCTTATATAAATTCCATAAGCACTACAACTTTACAAATTAAAATGgtcttgtttttcttccttcattAAACATTCAGTATAAGCTTAAGGTTTGGCCTGTGTAAATAGAAGAGGTGAACAGCTGTAACATCAGCAGCCAAAGTTATGCCCAGGAAAACCTCAAACATGCATGAATGTAAAGGTTTGCACATTAAAATTGTATCCATTAGTTTTGTGCACTGTTATACAAGTTTAGCAGACGATATATGCATCACTCTTGTAATAAACTTGGAAATTATGAACTGATAAAATATATGCCAAAACAAGGAATAACAAGATGTAGTGAAGGAACTTACGTAGCAAAGGTTCATTACGCTGGCAATAAAGAGTTTCAAAATCATGCACTGTTAAACACCCCGATTTTGTCACAGATACCAGGTATATTCCCTAATATATAGGGGAAAAGAGGAAATGTAAATACAAGAAAAGGAAGTGAAAAGTAAGagcaacacacacacacacacaacatacaaaataaaaccaaactAGCAAATGCAACTGTATTTACCTTTCTGTCAAAATCAAGTGCAGATATCCCTTGcctgaaaaaaaatctgattgaGCAATCTTTTCTACTACATTtgaaacacaaacaaaaacacagacacacatacacacacgcatatatatgtatgaggATAATTACTGACTTTCCAATTGACGGTTGGTCATACAAAAATGCGCCATTGTCGATCCAATTCAactacaaaattaaaatcccacaaacaaaaaatcaaaatttctgtgaaaaaaaaatatataaagaagaaGTAAAGATGATAACAAACAGGGTTTGTAATATTGCATACATGGGTTTGACACAGTCCACCACTGATGTGGTACAAATGCGGAAATGCCCTCAGCTATatcaaacagaaaatatataaatcaaTCAAGCAAGGTACTTGTAATGTGTAGCTAACTAATTGGTAAACTCAGTAATGGCAAAACGAATTAATGGGGCACCTCAGAATAGGATTCCATGAGCAACCCAGAGACGGAATGGCGGTAATTGGGATGGAACCTTCCGTTCAATTCGATCAGGCTTCGACTCCATCTGTGCCCAAAACAACAAAGCGCTCAATTTCAAATTGACAATAAAGCATAGAAATTAAGAAGGGTTATCGATTTGCATTTACCTTGGAGGGGGTTTGCTGGGGTTTTGAGACGAGGGCTTCTGAGGAACTAGGTACTTGTCCATCAGAGTGTTCAGAGTGAGAATTAAGGTTTGAGTTTTGGGGCTTAAaggtccttttcttttctttttttttggtgggtttGCTGTTCCCGCCATTTCGTCTTGTGTGTCACAGTGTATGCTAATTGCGCGCGCTCTCTAATAGGTCGGGTTGCGGGATCGgatcaaccaaattcatacCCGGGCGggcatttttttaatatcaaaGACAATTGGTATCAAGTTTATTGTTATTAAGAATTCCCGATGATTAagattccaaaaaaaaaaaaaacaattcatAATGATTAAGggtaaaagttttttttttcttttagttttgttggtgttgatgcgaaaaagtggtttgacacgtagttcgcccaacttagtgatattgtgtcttcggaagggagttagtcttcggaagatcaagttcctgcaaaaggacacgttcggtaaggccctggggtaccggtgtggtaccggcggtagcgtaccgttggttctTCTGTCCTCctcttttgggaataggggtctccttatataggccttgggaggcgtgcattatgttcatatttccgatgtgggactgtaggagctggtcgtgagcatgacacgtgtcctaaGGCAAAAGCATCAAGATGTATAGCATTCGGTAGGGGCCATGCCGAAGGGCATGTAGTGACAAATGTCGATTCCGCCCACGTGTCCGTGAGTCATAGGTCGTTAATATTCGGTATAAACAGTtggcattttatttttcttgatatCATGCGAACTCAGGGTTGATATATTGAgatcctctttttttttaattttttttttattttattctaatgAATGAGGGAGATTTGAACTTGAGACATCTTTCGACTTTGTAACAAAAAGTACTATCAGACTAAAAGCTATTTGGTAACTTAGCACGTtcagattttcttttgatgttaTATATTGCTAAATGTCAATAATGTCTAACCATTCCACTAACGGTTTATCTTATGAGATAATTGAAACAAACACCATCCATTTAATGTACTGAGTATGTAATTGCCCATTTGCTTGGCCTGAAAAGTTTACCTATTTTATGCAAttatcatttaaaaaataaagactgTTAATAGGAAAATGCTTCTAAAACTTTGGTAAAGAACTTGGCATAATCCAAAAGGCCAAATCTCCATGCCCAACCCCTTACACCAACAGTACATATTCTAAAAACAGTTGAGCTAAAACCAATAAACATTTGTATGAAATGACTGTTTAATAAAGGAATTTGCTAACTACCATATGCTCCTCCTTTGTTTGTACCATGACTTTTGAACTATCATATGCTTTATGCTTTCTGATTATCCTTCTACAGCTGCCATTTTCCACCAAAAACTATTGTGTGGTCAGCCAATGGTAATAATCCAGAGCAAAACGGACTGCAGATGGACAGTTTAGGCTCAATGAGGCTGCAACAGGCAAACAAATATGAGTTGCTGATTCTGCAGGTACTGGAGTTGCCTATGCAGCCATGCTTGACACAGGAAATTTTGTGCTGGCTAACCTTAAGTCAATCAATTTGTGGGAGAGTTTTGATCAGCCAACTGACACAATCTTGCCTACACAGACTCTAAATCAAGAAGCCATACTCTTCGATATAAGGAAACAAATTACTCAAGAGGGAGATTCCAGCTTACCTTGCAACATGATGGGAATTTCGTGCTTTACACGACAAATTTCCCATTTGATGCTCCTAATTCTGCTTATTGGTCAACTCAAACATTTGATGGTGGCTCTCAGGTCATCTTCGACCAATCTGGCTCTATTTACCTTAGAGCCGGGAATGGGACAATAATTATGATGGTAATGTCCAATACAATTTCAATGCAGGACTTCTACAAGAAAGCAACTCTTGAGTATGATGGAGTTTTTAGATACTATGTGTACCCTAAAAGTACCCGCTCAACTGTGGGAAGGTGGTCCATGGCTTGGTCTACTTTGTCCTATGTGCCTTCAAATATCTGCACCTCACTCGTGGAATATACAGGCGGCGGTGCATGTGGATTCAACAGCTTATGTAGACATGATGATGAAGGAACAAGTTGCCAGTGTCCATATGGTTACAGCTATACTAATCCAAATGATGTGTTGAAAGGATGCAAACAGGACTTTGTCTCACAAAGTTGTGATGAAGCCTCACTAGAAACagattctttttattttcaagagaTGCAGAACACAGATTGGCCTTATTCTGCGTATGATGAGGATTGGTGCAGGCAGAGTTGCCTGAGTGATTGTTTCTGCGCCGTTGCCATTTTCAGGAAAATGAGTGCTGGAAGAAGATATTTCCACTTTCAAACGGGGTGATTGACCCCAGTGTTGGTGGAAAAGCTCTGATCAAaatgaggaaagacaattcTACTTTAACACCTGGGGGCACagattcagaaaaaaaaaatacttcaaCTTTGATGCTCATTGGAGCGCTCTTGAGTAGCTTGGTGTTCACGAACTGTCATAATTAGTAATGTATAAAATTATCTAGAGAATTTAGTACAtttcaatacatgtaattagTATATATTGAAGGAAACAGAACTGAATGAGCCTTAGCTAATAAAGGTGTTTAAGATATGTAATGTTGTGGAGTATTCTTACtatgttttattgttttaggACAGCTTCATGGAGGATGTCAAGATGACTTTAATTTCTAAGCAAGAATGGGTACATAtgtaataaaacaaaaattgctcACAGAATGTTTGCAAAAATAATCCAAAGTTTGAAAAGCTTCAAACTAAACTAGACCATTTCCTTCTGTGGGTCAAGTATTTGTTCTCATTATATATTCCTGTCTCTGTTTACTGACAGTAAAGTTTACGTTTCCATATGCTTGTACTTACCCATAAGATCAGTTCAATTCAAAGATTGTGTCTTGGTTTTTTCGTAGGCAAACTAATTgaaagtactaaaaaaaaaaaaacatatataaaacaagCTTAGACACCTCAGACAAAGCAATAGAAACAAGGCTGATTGTATGAAAAAGGCTAAATGCTTTTAATAAGGGCAATAGATAATGTTCTCTAGAAGCCAATTGCAAATTGCAATCCTACTGCagatgattaaatatttttttggccGGCCTTCAATTAAGAGACAATGCAAGAAAACAGAGACTTGTACTGCTTAGTCAATGTCAACGGTACTGAAAACTAAttgaataacaaaagaaattcaTGAGAAGCTGCAGTACTAGTACTACTGAACAAAATAGGCTTCTAACTTCAACGGATTGACGATACTCCTTCACCGAATAACAATGgcaatatatatagaaatgtAGATATGCTTCTTGGTACCATGGCTTTTGAACTAGCATATGCTTTCTGCTTTCTGCTTATGCAGCTGCCATTTTCAACCATTGCTCAAACTGATGGCAAGAATATATCATTGGGCTCATCCCTTACTGCACTGGACAATAAGTCTTTCTGGGCCTCACCATCTGGGGAATTTGCTTTTGATTTCCAAGAAATTGGTAAATATGGCTTCTTACTTGCCATCTGGTTTAACAAAGTACCTGAAAGAACTATTGTCTGGTCTGCCAATGGCGATAATCTAGTGCAAAAAGGATCCACAGTTGAACTCACAAGTGCTGGGCAGTTTAGGCTCAATGATATTACAACAGGCAAACAAATCTGGGTGGCTTCTTCTTATGGTACTGGAGTTGTCTATGCAGCCATGCTTGACACAGGAAACTTCGTGCTGGCCAACCGAAACTCAATCCATTTGTGGGCGAGTTTTGATCAGCCAACTGATACAATCCTACCCACACAGACTCTTAGTCAAAACAGCAGACTCTTCGCTCGCTACACAGCATCAAATTACTCAAGAGGAAGATTCCAGCTTACCTTAGAATCTGATGGAAATCTCAGGCTTTACACAACACTATTCCCATTGGATTCAATTAACTCTCCTTACTGGTCAACCAACATTAAGGACAGTGGTGTTGAGCTGATGTTCAACCAGTCTGGCTCCATTTACCTTACAGCCAGTAACGGAAGCATACTTACAATGGTATCAGACGAAATAGTTTCAATGCAAGATTTCTACCAGAGAGCAACTCTTGACTATGACGGAGTTTTCAGGCACTATGTGTGCCCTAAAAGCACTGGCTCGAGTGTCAGGTCATGGAACATGGCTTGGTCCACCTTGTCCTCCAAACCTAAAGATATATGCATAAGTATTTTTCAAGATAAAGGCGTTGGCGCATGCGGGTTCAACAGCATATGTACACAGGACCAAGGACCAATTTGCCAATGTCCATATGGTTATACCGATATGGATCCAGCTGATGTGTGGAAAGGATGCAAACCGAACTTTGTTCCACAAAGCTGTGGTGAGGCCTCATCACCAGAAGcacatcttttttattttgcagaGATGCAAAATACGAATTGGCCTGTGACTGAATACAACTATTTTCAGCCGGCAACTGAGGATTGGTGCAGGCAGGCTTGCCTAGCTGACTGTTTCTGTGCCGTTGCCAATTACAGAGACGGGCAGTGTTGGCTGAAAGGAAGCCCACTTTTCAATGGGAGGATTGAACCCGGTAGCGGAATAAAAGCTCTGATCAAGGTAAGGAATGAAAGTTCAACCTTGATATCTGGTGACAGAGATTcgaaaaagaaagacaattCAACATTGATCCTTGTTGGATCACTTCTCTTGAGTAGCTCGGGGTTTCTTAACATCCTCTTACTGCTAATAACTTATCTGCTTGTTTCTCGCATGTATTGTGGAAGAGCAAAGGTTATTCAACCTTACCTGGTCATGAACTTGAAATATTTCACTTATGAAGAGCTAGAAGAAGCTACCAATGGATTCAAGGAAGAACTAGGCCGTGGTGCTTTTGCAACAGTTTTTAAAGGAGTTTTAAGGTCGTCTGATAATGGGAAATATGTTGCTGTCAAAAGATTGGACAATATGGTTAAAGACAATGAGTTGGAATTCAAAGCTGAAATTAACTCAATTGGCAAAACAAATCACAAAAATTTGGTCCAACTACTAGGATTTTGCAATGAGGGGCAGCACCGAATTCTTGTATATGAGTTTATGAGCAACGGATCTTTAGCGGGCTTCCTCTTTGGAGAGTCAATGCCAAATTGGTACAAAAGAAGGCAAATTGCCTTGGGAATTGCAAGAGGGCTCTTGTATTTACATGAAGACTGTAAGGACTGAGATTAATTGatgtatttcattaatttgtttacAGGTACAGGTCTATGAATATATACAGTTTGAATATAGCTACCTACCACATATATCTAgttatatacatgtatctaattaTAGCTACCTaccacatatacatgtatctaatacatgtatctaattaTAGCTAACCTACCACAGatacatgtatctaattaACTGAATCAATTGATGGAGCAGATTGAGTTGGTGATGAACTGATCTCCTTTGATGTAGGAGGTTCCCTAATACGCCCCCGCAAGACGGTGGCACCATCGGAGACACCGATCTTGGAACGAAGGAGATGGAAACGGGGACGCGGCAAGGGTTTGGTGAGAGCGTCAGCAAGCTGATCAGTAGTAGAGACATGAGACACTTGAAGAAGACCACGAGTGACACGATCCCGTACAAACTGAAAATCAATTTCGATATGTTTCATACGGGAATGTAGGACAGGATTAGCACAATAGAACATGGCGCCAATGTTATCACAGGAGACAACTGGTGGTGTGGGGAGAGGAATGCCAAGTTCACGCAATAAGGATTGAATCCATGTGAGTTCAGAAGTGGTGGCAGCAATGGCGCGGTATTCGGCTTCGGTGGAGGAGCGAGAGACAGACCGCTGTTTGCGGGAGCTCCAGGAGATCAGATTTCCACCGAGGTAGACAACATAACCAGTCGTAGACTTGCGATCATCATGATCACCAGCCCAGTCAGCATCGGAAAAGGCATAGAGACGATTAGAGGGGCGGCGACAAAGATGAAGGCCAAAAGAGATGGTACCCTTCAAGTAGCGAAGAAGACGCTTGAGTGCCTGCCAGTGAGTCTCGGAAGGCGAATGCATGAATTGGGAGAGCTTATTGACCGCGAAGGAGATGTCAGGGCGTGTAAGGCTTAAGTACTGAAGACCACCAACAAGACGACGGTAGGGTGTGGGATCCGTGAGAGGGGAGCCATCATGGAGCATAAGGGAGTCAGTTGTGGAGAGGGGCGTACTGACAGCCTTTGCACCATCCATCTTGGCATTGACAAGAAGATCATGAATGTACTTTTTCTGAGAGAGGAATAGACCAGTTGCTGTGGGAAGAACCTCAACACCAAGAAAGTAATGTAATGAGCCCAAGTCCTTGACAGAGAACCGAGTGGCTAAGAGTTGAATGAACTTCGCCACAAGTGTGGAATTATTACCTGTAATAAGAAGATCATcaacataaaccaaaaaataaattacagtAGTCCCATTTTTGAAGAGAAATAGTGAGGCATCAGAGA comes from Prunus dulcis chromosome 6, ALMONDv2, whole genome shotgun sequence and encodes:
- the LOC117633181 gene encoding uncharacterized protein LOC117633181, with the translated sequence MESYSELRAFPHLYHISGGLCQTHLNWIDNGAFLYDQPSIGKQGISALDFDRKGIYLVSVTKSGCLTVHDFETLYCQRNEPLLRLQEDEAKHVVHLSLPQQLDFVRWNLANQDEVVCTSMKRNEVLIFDIGYISSKPSKVLRTRPTVSVLGSNIHKGLTDIATSLDDSRILASDTYGVINVWDRRMSEFPCLELTTDSRGTLNSIQLNAEDQIIFGAGKRGFVYVWDLRGGRTSSALQSNKEIRHPPLTSLKLSSMLEKIGPLKAQSDIVSKEIHSINIDPSCPHQLAFHLDDGWSGVLDVYNFEVTHIHCPPPAWLNDPGVSADLLYLRKPSWLPINSIYVVGSSTDNGIHILDFYPDSSSPSHVDYKEDIQSLSGVKKQDKKNRFVPLSEGVTACAVHPLNSTIIAGTRHSSLLMISQSHKSC
- the LOC117633187 gene encoding G-type lectin S-receptor-like serine/threonine-protein kinase LECRK3, with the protein product MAFELAYAFCFLLMQLPFSTIAQTDGKNISLGSSLTALDNKSFWASPSGEFAFDFQEIGKYGFLLAIWFNKVPERTIVWSANGDNLVQKGSTVELTSAGQFRLNDITTGKQIWVASSYGTGVVYAAMLDTGNFVLANRNSIHLWASFDQPTDTILPTQTLSQNSRLFARYTASNYSRGRFQLTLESDGNLRLYTTLFPLDSINSPYWSTNIKDSGVELMFNQSGSIYLTASNGSILTMVSDEIVSMQDFYQRATLDYDGVFRHYVCPKSTGSSVRSWNMAWSTLSSKPKDICISIFQDKGVGACGFNSICTQDQGPICQCPYGYTDMDPADVWKGCKPNFVPQSCGEASSPEAHLFYFAEMQNTNWPVTEYNYFQPATEDWCRQACLADCFCAVANYRDGQCWLKGSPLFNGRIEPGSGIKALIKVRNESSTLISGDRDSKKKDNSTLILVGSLLLSSSGFLNILLLLITYLLVSRMYCGRAKVIQPYLVMNLKYFTYEELEEATNGFKEELGRGAFATVFKGVLRSSDNGKYVAVKRLDNMVKDNELEFKAEINSIGKTNHKNLVQLLGFCNEGQHRILVYEFMSNGSLAGFLFGESMPNWYKRRQIALGIARGLLYLHEDYCSSQIIHCDIKPQNILLDDSIGARISDFGLAKLLKMDQTHTTTGIRGTKGYVAPEWFKNFPITLKVDVYSYGILLLEIVCCRRNFEQQAEDEDQMILADWAYDCYEQKKLHLLFKNDDEAMEDMKTMEKYVMIAIWCIQEDPSLRPTTKKLTRMLEGTVEVSIPPNPSSFSSSIM